The DNA window GATTTAAATGCATTCATATCAACAGGTAGTTCCGCATCAGCTGTCGTATCCCTTAGGTAAACCAATTTCCACCCGCAGAGCTGGGCTCTATAGCTAAGATCAAGGTCTTCGGTGAGCGTGTCATGCTGCCAGCCGCCTGAGGTTTCTATACATTCTTTTCTTATTACTCCGGCTGTGCCGTTAAAGTTAAAGAACCTTCCGTTATTAAAACGCGCGGTCTGCTCAATCATAAAGTGTCCGTCTAATAAAATTGATTGAGACTTAGTTAGAGTTGAATAGTCCTGGTTTACATGACCCCATCTGACCTGAACCATTCCTACCTCTTTGTCATAGAAGTAATCAACCGTTTTTTTCAGAAAGTCTTTAGGAGGCATAAAATCGGCATCAAATATAGCGACAAGCTCTCCCTTTGCGGACTTTAGCCCCTCTCTAAGAGCACCCGCTTTATAACCCTCACGATTTTCTCTATGAAGACACTTAATATCAAATCCTTTTTGCTTAAATTGCTCAACACAGCTTTTGGCAATCTGCGTGGTTTCATCAGTAGAATCATCTAATACCTGTATTTCGAGTAAGTCTTTGGGATAATCAATATTGCAGACAGTTGAAATCAATCTTTCCACAACATACATCTCATTATATATGGGAAGTTGAATTGTAACCCTTGGGAGCTTATCAAACTTACCTTTTGGTGAAGGAACTATGTTTTTATTTCTGCTGTATAAATAAGAGAGGTAATATCGGTGTATGCCGAAAGTACATAGAAGCAAAAGGGCCAATCCATAGACCACAGTTGTAGCGATTTTAGAAATTAAAATAACGTATTCCAATTCTTTTTCCTGTTGTTACTTAATACTGCTTAAAACTTGGTTTCTTTTAACCTTTCAACTGCTTGGATTATTCTATCAGTGCTAAATGTAGTCGACACTCTAGCATACCCTTCTCCATAGTCTCCAAAACCATTTCCCGGTGTAACAACGATTCCTGATTCTGTGAGCAGTCTAGAAGAAAACTCAGCTGATGTAAGCCCCTCGGGCACCTCAAACCAAACATAAAAAGTAGCCTTTGGCATATGGTACTTCAGTCCAGCCTCATCTAATCCTTTACAGAATAGATCACGGCGATCTTGAAATATTTTAATTCTGTCGGAAAGACCTTGCTTGTAGTTTTGAAGCGCTACTATGCCCGCGTGCTGTACAGCTTGAAATGCTCCAGAATCTATATTTGTCTTGATTTTTCCAATCCCAGCAATTGCCTTTGCATTACCCACGGCAAATGCAATTCTCCAACCCGTCATGTTAAAGGTCTTGGATAAGGAATGAAATTCTATGCCCACATCTTTAGCCCCGTCAGTCTGAAGGAAGCTAAGCGGGCTGTATCCGTCATAGGCAATTTCGGTGTATGCAGCGTCATGGCAAATCAAAATATTATTCTTAGCTGCAAAATCAACTAATTCTTCATAAAAACCTTCTTCGGCTATTGCTGTTGTAGGATTGTTAGGATAATTCAAAAAGAATAGCTGAGACCTTTTTAAAATATCTTCAGGTATTGCGCCCAAATCCGGAAGAAAATCATTTTCTTTATACAGGGGAACAGCATAGGGTGTTCCGCCGGCAAAACTTATAGAGGTTGGATAAACAGGGTATCCAGGATCTGTATACAATCCCACATCGCCCGGATCAATAAATGCCATTGGAGCATGAGCTATGCCTTCTTTTGAGCCAATTAGCGCAACGACTTCAGTATCAGGGTCAATATCCACATCAAACCTTTCTTTGTACCACTCAGCCACTGCAACCCTAAAAGAGCGCATGCCCTGATATGATGGATATCTATGATTCTCGGGATCCCTTGCTCCCTCATTAAGAGCCTCAATAATAAAATCTGGTGTGGGCAGATCAGGGTCACCAACTCCAAGATCTACTACATCTACCCCTTTATTGATTAGCTCATTTTTTTTAGCGTCAATTTCCGCAAACAGATAAGGTGGTAGCTCTGCAATACGGCTCGCCCATTTAACATCCATGTTTAGTTCTCCTTCTAATTGTTCTTTTTGGAAAGTTTTATGATAACCAACCTACCCAACTAGAGCAAGAAGTCCTTTACCCTGATTTAACTGTTAAATTTTATAACATATTATGATGCATATACCTACTAATAGTTGCATATCACGCATCTATTTTTTCATATGACTCACTAATCCTATCGTATGTAATCTGTGAGAGCTCTTTTCTTGTCATTTTAGAGTTTACTTCTATTTCCTCTAAAGCTTCTACATCCACATCTATATTATTAACTGTCAAAAGTCTAAAAAAATGTGCAAAGAAAGAAAGATCCTCGCAAAAAAATACCAAGTCTTTGTTTTTCCTCGTAATAGGCTCGCCATTTAATTTTCTATAGTTTAGGCAAATTGGGAGCACATTCGTTTGGGTATTAATTGCCGACTTT is part of the Thermodesulfobacteriota bacterium genome and encodes:
- a CDS encoding cellulose synthase family protein → MEYVILISKIATTVVYGLALLLLCTFGIHRYYLSYLYSRNKNIVPSPKGKFDKLPRVTIQLPIYNEMYVVERLISTVCNIDYPKDLLEIQVLDDSTDETTQIAKSCVEQFKQKGFDIKCLHRENREGYKAGALREGLKSAKGELVAIFDADFMPPKDFLKKTVDYFYDKEVGMVQVRWGHVNQDYSTLTKSQSILLDGHFMIEQTARFNNGRFFNFNGTAGVIRKECIETSGGWQHDTLTEDLDLSYRAQLCGWKLVYLRDTTADAELPVDMNAFKSQQHRWAKGGVQTAFKILPKIFKNKELPFKVKSEAFFHLFGNISYILLLILLLLMFPMGYFWQSVAWHNLVLFNLFAISAGTLSFAFFYALTVKETHGGNWLSYLKYVPVAISVGAGIAVNNSKAVIEAFMGRKSEFRRTPKFAVTSKNDNWRSRKSYVSSKEITAVVEITLGVLFLLQTIFAIYKGYYGWIPFLLLIQFGFLYTGFLSISHSKAKNGAQTPINTILPEPALQREKDY
- a CDS encoding LL-diaminopimelate aminotransferase, with amino-acid sequence MDVKWASRIAELPPYLFAEIDAKKNELINKGVDVVDLGVGDPDLPTPDFIIEALNEGARDPENHRYPSYQGMRSFRVAVAEWYKERFDVDIDPDTEVVALIGSKEGIAHAPMAFIDPGDVGLYTDPGYPVYPTSISFAGGTPYAVPLYKENDFLPDLGAIPEDILKRSQLFFLNYPNNPTTAIAEEGFYEELVDFAAKNNILICHDAAYTEIAYDGYSPLSFLQTDGAKDVGIEFHSLSKTFNMTGWRIAFAVGNAKAIAGIGKIKTNIDSGAFQAVQHAGIVALQNYKQGLSDRIKIFQDRRDLFCKGLDEAGLKYHMPKATFYVWFEVPEGLTSAEFSSRLLTESGIVVTPGNGFGDYGEGYARVSTTFSTDRIIQAVERLKETKF